The Stenotrophomonas maltophilia genome segment TGCAGCGCGTGATCGGCGTTCTGGCGCACGGTGGAGGTCAGCTCCTCCATCGAGGCGGCGGTTTCTTCCAGGTTGGCGGCCTGCTGCTCGGTACGACGCGAGAGATCGCTGTTGCCCGCAGCGATCTCACCCGCCGCCAGGCGGATGCTGGCGGCCGACTGCTGGATCTGGCCGACGATCTGGGTCAACTGCTGCACGGTGCTGTTGGCATCGTCGCGCATCACCGCGAACACGCCATGGAAATCGCCGCGCATGCGTGCGCTGAGGTCGCCGGCGGCAATCGCGCGAAGCAGCGTCGAAAGCTCAGCCAGGTTGTGATCGCTGACCTGCATCATGATGTTGAGGGTCTCCACCATGCGGCGGAAATCGTGGTCGAAGCGCTGGGCATCACCGCGTACAGCGAAGTCGCCGGCCGCCGCGGCGGCGGCCAGCTGCTGGATCTGCTCGTTGATCGCGGCCAGGTTGCTCTTGGTGGTGGCCATCGCTGCGGTGAACACCGCCTTCTCGCCCGGCAGCGCTTCCATGTCCACGCTGAGGTCACCCACCGCGTAACGCTGCATCACCTCGACCAGGCGCTGGGTGACCGCATTGCTGGAAGCCACCAGCTGGTTGCTGTCGGCCACCATGCGGCCGTACTCGCCGGGGAAGGCAGTGGCGTCCATGCGGTAGCTCAGCTCGCCAGCATCGTGGCGGCGCGCCATTTCCGCCTGCGCCGCCATCACCGCCTGCAGCTGCCCGCGCATGCCCTGCATCGCGTCCAGCAGGCGGCCCACTTCATCGTTGCTGCGCGCAGGCAAGGTGCTGTCGAGCTTGCCGGCGGCTACGTCACCCGCCACCCGCACCGCTTCGGCCAACGGGCGGATCGCCAGGCGGCGCAGCAGCACATAGACGCCGGCACTCAGCGTCAACGCGGCCACCACGCCCACCAGCAGCGTCAACCACAGCAGCTGGCGCGCCTCGGCCACGATCACCGCGTGCGGCATCACCACGCCCAGCGCGAAGCGCTGCGGGGCATTGCCCACGCGTAGCGGCACGTAGACGCGCACGTTGCCGGCTGCATCGGGCGTGAAGGCTTCGAACCGGCGGTCGGCGGCGATGTCGGCCAGCATGCTGCGGGTCAATGCGTCGGTGCGCGGCTTGCCGATCTCGGCGGCATTCGCCGAGGCCAGCACCACGCCGTTGGGCGAAAGCAGCTCGACGCGGCCTGCGCCCATCGGCGTCAGCGTCGCCAGGTGCTTCTGCAGCGCCGCCAGCGAGAAGTCGACGGTGAACACGCCGAGGAAGGTGCCGTTTTCGACGATCGGCGAGCTCAACGTGCTCATCAGCACCTGCTGGCCGGCGATGTCGTAGGCATAGGGCTCGCTGACCTTGGGCAGCTTGTCGCGGCTGGGTACCACATACCAGTCGGCCGAGCCGTCGGCGGCTTCGGTGTAGTCGGTCATGGTCGACTGCTGCGGCTTGCCGTCATGCCAGGCCCAGTAGCTCATGTAGCGGCCGCTGGCATCGTGCATCGCGGTATTGGCGAACTCGGCATCCTTGCCATCGAAGGCATCGGCCTCCCACATGGTGCTCTTGCCCAGCCACTCCGGGTGGGTGCGCAGCTGCTCGCCCAGCACGGCAGCCAGGCTGGCGCGATCGGGCACGTCACCCCGCGCACGCTGGGCGAGCACGGCTTCGACCATGGCATCGTTGCTGGCAAACGCCGTGCCCAGATCGGCGGCGACCTGGCGCGCTTCAGCGTTGGCCTCGCTGGTCATGGTCTGGCGCGAGGCATCGATCAGGCTGGCACTGGCCTGGCGATAGATCAGGAACGCCGTCAGGCCGAAGCACAGCAGCGCGATGACGGCGGTGCCCAGCATCAGCTTGTGGGCGATGCTGCCCGGGCGGCGGGCAGCGGCGGAACGGGAAGAAGGCATGGAGGGGTCCGCAAGGCAGTTCAGGACGACCGGCACCGGGAGGGCACCGCGCAGGCGCGCGATCCGTCGCGCAGGCCACCGGCCGCCGGGACCCGCCCGGCGCAGGAAGCGCACCGGGTTAGCGGCCGCCTGCCAACGAGGTTGAGGCGACCGGCCTACACATTCCTGAATCCACTCAGGG includes the following:
- a CDS encoding methyl-accepting chemotaxis protein codes for the protein MPSSRSAAARRPGSIAHKLMLGTAVIALLCFGLTAFLIYRQASASLIDASRQTMTSEANAEARQVAADLGTAFASNDAMVEAVLAQRARGDVPDRASLAAVLGEQLRTHPEWLGKSTMWEADAFDGKDAEFANTAMHDASGRYMSYWAWHDGKPQQSTMTDYTEAADGSADWYVVPSRDKLPKVSEPYAYDIAGQQVLMSTLSSPIVENGTFLGVFTVDFSLAALQKHLATLTPMGAGRVELLSPNGVVLASANAAEIGKPRTDALTRSMLADIAADRRFEAFTPDAAGNVRVYVPLRVGNAPQRFALGVVMPHAVIVAEARQLLWLTLLVGVVAALTLSAGVYVLLRRLAIRPLAEAVRVAGDVAAGKLDSTLPARSNDEVGRLLDAMQGMRGQLQAVMAAQAEMARRHDAGELSYRMDATAFPGEYGRMVADSNQLVASSNAVTQRLVEVMQRYAVGDLSVDMEALPGEKAVFTAAMATTKSNLAAINEQIQQLAAAAAAGDFAVRGDAQRFDHDFRRMVETLNIMMQVSDHNLAELSTLLRAIAAGDLSARMRGDFHGVFAVMRDDANSTVQQLTQIVGQIQQSAASIRLAAGEIAAGNSDLSRRTEQQAANLEETAASMEELTSTVRQNADHALQANTLAGSAADVASEGGEVVNQVVQTMEQIEASSQRIAEIISVIDGIAFQTNILALNAAVEAARAGEQGRGFAVVASEVRALAQRSAGAAKEIKELIDASVAQVGAGAQLVHGAGRTMQAIVGQVGRVNEIMAEISAASREQSAGIEQVNQTVVQMDETTQQNAALVEEASAAARAMEEQAEQLAVAVSRFRLRAEPEAMARRAA